From one Anaeromyxobacter sp. genomic stretch:
- the pulA gene encoding pullulanase-type alpha-1,6-glucosidase codes for LGFVTEAAATRSDGLAHLKALADVGLTHLHLLPAFDIATVDEDPANRVDLGQPFADLCAMNDAVPVALCGQHAGRTIAEAMATYSGFAEEPQAIAGYMAGRDGFNWGYDPLHYGAPEGSYASTAEGTARIVEFRRMVMGLSDLGLRTVMDVVYNHTNASGTGDRAKLDKAVPGYYHRLDEKSGFVLTTSCCANTATEHHMMGRLMTETLVRWARDYKVDGFRFDLMGLHLKADVLRARDALAALTLAADGVDGAAIYLYGEGWNMGELVDGTRGPNAIQANMAGTGVGTFNDRLRDAARGGGPFDAASDLRRNQGFSTGLFLDPNELNSGAAAERTKLLQAADLIKVGMAGSLKDFRLINQNGSAVQANQIGYNGARAGYTLDPQEAINYSSAHDNQTLWDIQQYKQPTGRASVARVRSYLLALDVVALGQGIPFFHMGDDLLRSKSMDRDSYDSGDWFNRLDWTGQTSAWRSGKPNQGKDSGNWPVIQPIFADATATPTAQDIAAARLHFQELLRIRRSSILFRLGARADVMKRVDFLNVGPAQLPGVIVMTVSDGSCAGADLDPALDGLVVAVNADLVGHDVTVPGATGAVLHPVQAASPDAVVRGATVLGEVLTIPPRTTAVFQLPQAGAQAPAPATAVLRGGRR; via the coding sequence CCTGGGCTTCGTCACCGAGGCCGCGGCCACCCGCTCCGACGGCCTGGCCCACCTGAAGGCGCTGGCCGACGTCGGGCTGACCCACCTCCACCTGCTGCCGGCCTTCGACATCGCCACGGTGGACGAGGACCCCGCCAACCGGGTCGACCTCGGCCAGCCCTTCGCCGACCTGTGCGCCATGAACGACGCGGTGCCGGTGGCGCTGTGCGGACAGCACGCCGGCCGGACCATCGCCGAGGCCATGGCCACCTACTCCGGCTTCGCCGAGGAGCCGCAGGCCATCGCCGGGTACATGGCCGGCCGCGACGGGTTCAACTGGGGCTACGACCCGCTGCACTACGGCGCGCCGGAGGGCAGCTACGCCTCCACGGCCGAGGGCACCGCGCGCATCGTGGAGTTCCGCCGGATGGTGATGGGGCTCTCGGACCTGGGCCTGCGCACCGTGATGGACGTGGTCTACAACCACACCAACGCCTCCGGCACGGGCGACCGGGCCAAGCTCGACAAGGCGGTGCCGGGCTACTACCACCGGCTCGACGAGAAGAGCGGCTTCGTCCTCACCACGAGCTGCTGCGCCAACACCGCCACCGAGCACCACATGATGGGCCGGCTCATGACCGAGACGCTGGTCCGCTGGGCGCGCGACTACAAGGTCGACGGCTTCCGCTTCGACCTCATGGGCCTGCACCTCAAGGCCGACGTCCTGCGGGCGCGCGACGCGCTGGCGGCGCTGACCCTCGCCGCGGACGGCGTGGACGGCGCCGCCATCTACCTCTACGGCGAGGGGTGGAACATGGGGGAGCTGGTGGACGGCACCCGCGGCCCCAACGCCATCCAGGCCAACATGGCCGGCACCGGCGTGGGCACCTTCAACGATCGCCTCCGCGACGCGGCCCGCGGCGGCGGACCCTTCGACGCCGCCAGCGACCTCCGCAGGAACCAGGGCTTCAGCACCGGGCTGTTCCTCGATCCCAACGAGCTCAACAGCGGCGCGGCGGCGGAGCGGACCAAGCTGCTGCAGGCGGCCGATCTCATCAAGGTCGGCATGGCCGGCAGCCTGAAGGACTTCCGCCTCATCAACCAGAACGGCAGCGCCGTCCAGGCCAACCAGATCGGCTACAACGGCGCCCGGGCCGGCTACACGCTCGACCCGCAGGAGGCCATCAACTACAGCTCGGCCCACGACAACCAGACCCTGTGGGACATCCAGCAGTACAAGCAGCCCACCGGGCGCGCCTCGGTGGCGCGGGTGCGCTCCTACCTGCTGGCCCTGGACGTCGTGGCCCTCGGGCAGGGCATCCCCTTCTTCCACATGGGCGACGACCTGCTGCGCTCCAAGTCGATGGATCGGGACAGCTACGACTCGGGGGACTGGTTCAACCGGCTCGACTGGACCGGCCAGACCAGCGCCTGGCGCAGCGGCAAGCCCAACCAGGGCAAGGACAGCGGGAACTGGCCGGTCATCCAGCCCATCTTCGCCGACGCCACCGCCACCCCGACCGCGCAGGACATCGCCGCCGCCCGGCTCCACTTCCAGGAGCTGCTCCGGATCCGCAGGAGCTCGATCCTCTTCCGGCTCGGCGCCAGGGCCGACGTGATGAAGCGGGTCGACTTCCTCAACGTCGGCCCGGCGCAGCTCCCCGGGGTGATCGTGATGACGGTCAGCGACGGCAGCTGCGCCGGCGCCGATCTCGATCCGGCCCTCGACGGCCTGGTGGTGGCGGTCAACGCCGACCTGGTCGGCCACGACGTGACCGTGCCAGGCGCCACCGGCGCCGTGCTCCACCCGGTGCAGGCCGCCTCGCCCGACGCGGTGGTGCGAGGCGCCACCGTCCTCGGCGAGGTCCTCACCATCCCGCCGCGGACCACCGCGGTCTTCCAGCTGCCGCAGGCTGGCGCCCAGGCGCCGGCGCCAGCGACGGCCGTGCTGAGGGGGGGCCGGCGCTGA
- a CDS encoding DUF3459 domain-containing protein: MSAPATLALLALLAVTCTRSGGGGALHVPSPAWPEQIVYFVMTDRFANGDRGNDDQGAGEFDPTSGDHYSGGDLQGIIDRLDYIQGLGATAVWITPPVANMWWDPLQNSGGYHGYWARDLGTVDEHLGTLDTYRALSRALHARGMYLIQDVVPNHMGNFFQYTSYDPADPGAGVLLNGAARPTSRPTQPPFDQCDPTDPAQRAAGIYHWTPAIADFSDPVQEKDWQISDLDDLDTENPAVRRALRDAYGAWIREVGVDAFRVDTAKFAPHAFWADFFHATDAASPGILGTARATGRDDFLAFGEVFESPTELDDAAERKVASYLGTPAAPELPSVLQFPLYEEVKRVFASGRPTSLMTYRLGRFMDPALFPDPTRIPTFVDNHDVQRFLALGTPAGLAQALAFLYTLPGIPVVYMGTEQGFTETRAAMFQGGFGASADRFDATSTGYQRLARLAALRRAHPVFTRGGLEVLYDSAAGAGPFAYRRTLGGETALVLMNTADERVVISNLATGLPAGTALQVLYAEPPVAAPEVGAAGALRAVLPARATLVLRATSQVTTPTAPAATIVVDTPVAGQTFTQDVTITGSVTPATTRLTMVLDGYLDRGTGVLVKADGTWSKVLPVSVFPTGRGDHSLIIAAPDVDVATASMPFVSDVVFAGDTYVAADPVGDDRGPAGAYTYPEDATFRRQMDLAGVTLEVGVTTLSVKVTMADWSTVWNPTYGFDHVAFNLFFSLPGQVGATVLPRLNATAPAGFAWSLAQATYGWGNAMYRVNPATPDDYGASAPAPTIQVNPGSRTVSFTYDRTKYGLASWSGVQVYVTTWDFDGINAIFRPLVTGAEAHPWAMGGGATACQLPGGCTDPKIMDDLPPIPIP, from the coding sequence ATGTCGGCACCCGCCACGCTGGCGCTCCTGGCCCTGCTGGCCGTGACCTGCACCCGCTCCGGCGGCGGCGGCGCGCTCCACGTTCCCTCCCCCGCCTGGCCGGAGCAGATCGTCTACTTCGTCATGACCGACCGGTTCGCCAACGGCGATCGAGGCAACGACGACCAGGGCGCCGGCGAGTTCGACCCCACCAGCGGCGATCACTACTCCGGCGGCGACCTGCAGGGGATCATCGACCGGCTCGACTACATCCAGGGGCTGGGCGCCACGGCCGTCTGGATCACGCCCCCGGTGGCCAACATGTGGTGGGACCCGCTGCAGAACTCGGGCGGCTACCACGGCTACTGGGCGCGCGACCTCGGCACGGTGGACGAGCACCTCGGCACCCTGGACACCTACCGGGCCCTCTCCCGCGCCCTGCACGCCCGGGGCATGTACCTGATCCAGGACGTGGTGCCCAACCACATGGGCAACTTCTTCCAGTACACCAGCTACGACCCGGCCGACCCGGGCGCGGGCGTGCTCCTCAACGGCGCGGCCAGGCCCACCTCCAGGCCGACCCAGCCCCCCTTCGACCAGTGCGACCCGACCGATCCGGCGCAGCGCGCGGCCGGCATCTACCACTGGACCCCGGCCATCGCCGACTTCTCGGATCCGGTGCAGGAGAAGGACTGGCAGATCTCGGACCTCGACGACCTCGACACCGAGAACCCGGCGGTGCGCAGGGCGCTGCGCGACGCCTACGGCGCCTGGATCCGCGAGGTGGGGGTGGACGCCTTCCGGGTGGACACGGCCAAGTTCGCGCCGCACGCGTTCTGGGCCGACTTCTTCCACGCCACCGACGCCGCCTCGCCGGGCATCCTGGGCACGGCCCGGGCCACCGGCCGCGACGACTTCCTGGCCTTCGGCGAGGTCTTCGAGTCTCCCACCGAGCTCGACGACGCCGCCGAGCGGAAGGTGGCCAGCTACCTGGGGACCCCGGCCGCGCCCGAGCTCCCCTCGGTGCTGCAGTTCCCGCTCTACGAGGAGGTGAAGCGGGTCTTCGCCAGCGGCCGGCCGACCTCGCTGATGACCTACCGGCTGGGGCGCTTCATGGACCCGGCGCTCTTCCCCGACCCCACCCGCATCCCGACGTTCGTGGACAACCACGACGTGCAGCGCTTCCTGGCGCTGGGCACGCCCGCCGGGCTGGCGCAGGCGCTGGCCTTCCTCTACACGCTGCCCGGCATCCCGGTGGTCTACATGGGCACCGAGCAGGGCTTCACCGAGACGCGGGCCGCCATGTTCCAGGGCGGCTTCGGCGCCAGCGCCGACCGGTTCGACGCCACCTCCACCGGCTACCAGCGGCTGGCCCGCCTGGCCGCCCTCCGGCGGGCCCACCCGGTCTTCACCCGCGGCGGGCTGGAGGTGCTCTACGACAGCGCCGCCGGCGCCGGGCCGTTCGCCTACCGCCGCACCCTGGGCGGCGAGACCGCGCTGGTGCTGATGAACACCGCCGACGAGCGGGTGGTGATCTCCAACCTGGCCACCGGCCTGCCGGCCGGCACGGCGCTGCAGGTCCTGTACGCCGAGCCGCCGGTGGCCGCGCCGGAGGTGGGGGCCGCCGGGGCGCTGCGCGCCGTCCTGCCGGCGCGCGCCACGCTGGTGCTGCGGGCCACCAGCCAGGTGACGACCCCGACCGCGCCCGCGGCCACCATCGTGGTGGACACGCCCGTGGCCGGCCAGACCTTCACGCAGGACGTGACCATCACCGGCTCGGTCACCCCGGCCACCACCCGCCTGACGATGGTGCTGGACGGCTACCTCGACCGCGGCACCGGGGTGCTGGTGAAGGCGGACGGCACCTGGAGCAAGGTGCTGCCGGTCTCGGTCTTCCCCACCGGCCGCGGCGACCACTCCCTGATCATCGCCGCGCCCGACGTCGACGTGGCCACGGCCTCCATGCCGTTCGTGAGCGACGTGGTCTTCGCCGGTGACACCTACGTCGCCGCCGATCCCGTCGGCGACGACCGTGGGCCGGCGGGCGCCTACACCTACCCCGAGGACGCCACCTTCCGCCGCCAGATGGACCTGGCGGGCGTGACGCTGGAGGTGGGCGTCACCACCCTGAGCGTCAAGGTGACCATGGCGGACTGGAGCACGGTCTGGAACCCGACCTACGGCTTCGACCACGTGGCCTTCAACCTCTTCTTCTCGCTGCCCGGACAGGTGGGCGCCACGGTGCTGCCCAGGCTGAACGCCACGGCGCCGGCCGGCTTCGCCTGGAGCCTCGCCCAGGCCACCTACGGCTGGGGCAACGCCATGTACCGGGTGAACCCCGCCACGCCGGACGACTACGGGGCCAGCGCGCCGGCGCCCACCATCCAGGTGAACCCGGGGAGCAGGACGGTGAGCTTCACCTACGACCGGACCAAGTACGGCCTGGCCTCCTGGTCCGGCGTGCAGGTCTACGTGACCACCTGGGACTTCGACGGGATCAACGCCATCTTCCGCCCGCTGGTCACCGGCGCCGAGGCGCACCCGTGGGCCATGGGCGGCGGCGCCACCGCCTGCCAGCTGCCGGGCGGCTGCACCGATCCGAAGATCATGGACGACCTGCCGCCCATCCCCATCCCGTGA
- a CDS encoding alpha-amylase has product MPNSTRRHRPILSLLFVALAVLGGACGGGAADDGRWHPGQRLTVQVGSYFPAGTLVRDGYGGQTATVDAAGAVSVEPTADGVLLLERADAGPQPFTWKNAVVYFVVTDRFLNGDTANDDPYGVRRPDQAGEVATWHGGDFAGLASKLDYIRDLGATAIWITPPVEQVHGWVSGGGGVFKSYGYHGYWALDFTRIDRNLGTEAELEALVDGAHQRGLRVLFDVVMNHPGYATGDDLAAYLPAVLRDPSGDAFRAFTPAPPRGYDAWNDLVNYGSTGWTGWWSPSWIRAGFPGFQECGKGTGPACSDLTSQLAFLPDFVTEGTQAAGRPAFFAQKADTGFTAELFNQDATGFTLQQYLVKWHGDWVRRFGVDGFRCDTAKHVEKAAWKALKVGASAALQDWKVANPDKRLTDADLAFWMTGEVFPHDVSKDAYYTEGGFDSLINTAFQDRLITMLSNRASLVEASVDLDAIYRTYAGRLAGDAAFDALTYASSHDTKLVFEALGRDVGRQRRAGTALLLTPGGVQIFYGDESGRRAASVQAEPTQGTRSDMNWATTEAAVLDHWKKVATFRKRHPAIGAGAHEPLTSKPGSYAFGRRTDADAVVVVLTGVQ; this is encoded by the coding sequence ATGCCGAACAGCACCCGCCGTCACCGCCCGATCCTCTCGCTCCTGTTCGTCGCCCTGGCGGTCCTCGGCGGCGCCTGCGGCGGGGGCGCCGCCGACGATGGGCGCTGGCACCCAGGGCAGCGGCTGACCGTCCAGGTCGGCAGCTACTTCCCCGCCGGCACCCTGGTCCGCGACGGCTACGGTGGCCAGACGGCGACGGTGGACGCCGCCGGCGCGGTGAGCGTCGAGCCCACCGCCGACGGGGTGCTGCTGCTCGAACGCGCCGACGCCGGGCCGCAGCCCTTCACCTGGAAGAACGCCGTCGTCTACTTCGTGGTGACCGATCGCTTCCTGAACGGCGACACCGCCAACGACGATCCCTATGGCGTGCGCCGACCGGACCAGGCCGGCGAGGTGGCGACCTGGCACGGCGGCGACTTCGCCGGGCTCGCCTCGAAGCTGGACTACATCCGCGACCTCGGCGCCACCGCCATCTGGATCACGCCGCCGGTGGAGCAGGTCCACGGCTGGGTCTCGGGCGGCGGCGGGGTGTTCAAGAGCTACGGCTACCACGGCTACTGGGCGCTCGACTTCACGCGGATCGACCGGAACCTGGGCACCGAGGCGGAGCTGGAGGCGCTGGTCGACGGCGCCCACCAGCGGGGCCTGCGGGTGCTCTTCGACGTGGTCATGAACCACCCGGGCTACGCCACCGGCGACGACCTGGCCGCCTACCTCCCGGCCGTCCTGCGCGACCCGAGCGGCGACGCCTTCCGGGCCTTCACCCCCGCGCCGCCCCGCGGCTACGACGCCTGGAACGACCTGGTGAACTACGGCTCGACGGGCTGGACCGGCTGGTGGAGCCCCAGCTGGATCCGGGCAGGCTTCCCCGGGTTCCAGGAGTGCGGCAAGGGGACCGGCCCGGCCTGCAGCGACCTCACCAGCCAGCTCGCCTTCCTGCCGGACTTCGTCACCGAGGGCACCCAGGCGGCCGGGCGCCCCGCCTTCTTCGCCCAGAAGGCGGACACCGGCTTCACGGCGGAGCTCTTCAACCAGGACGCCACCGGCTTCACCCTGCAGCAGTACCTGGTGAAGTGGCACGGCGACTGGGTGCGGCGCTTCGGGGTGGACGGCTTCCGCTGCGACACCGCCAAGCACGTGGAGAAGGCCGCCTGGAAGGCGCTCAAGGTCGGCGCCTCGGCGGCGCTGCAGGACTGGAAGGTGGCGAACCCGGACAAGCGGCTCACCGACGCGGACCTGGCCTTCTGGATGACCGGCGAGGTCTTCCCGCACGACGTGAGCAAGGACGCCTACTACACCGAGGGGGGGTTCGACTCGCTCATCAACACCGCCTTCCAGGACCGGCTGATCACCATGCTCTCCAACCGCGCCAGCCTGGTGGAGGCCTCGGTCGACCTCGACGCGATCTACCGCACCTACGCCGGGCGGCTGGCCGGGGATGCGGCGTTCGACGCGCTGACCTACGCCTCCTCCCACGACACCAAGCTGGTCTTCGAGGCCCTGGGCCGCGACGTGGGCCGGCAGCGGCGCGCCGGGACCGCCCTCCTGCTCACGCCGGGCGGGGTCCAGATCTTCTACGGGGACGAGTCCGGCCGGCGCGCCGCGTCGGTGCAGGCGGAGCCGACGCAGGGCACCCGCTCCGACATGAACTGGGCCACGACGGAGGCCGCCGTCCTCGACCACTGGAAGAAGGTGGCCACCTTCCGCAAGCGCCACCCCGCCATCGGCGCCGGCGCGCAC